The Nocardia sp. BMG51109 nucleotide sequence GGGTGCTGTCGCCCTTGTCCTCGTTGGTCGCGCCGTCGACGGCCAGCAGGGTGAAATCGGTATCGTTGGCGAAGCGAACGCGTTGGGGCAGCGGCCAATTCGATGCGCCCATATCCCACGCGGCGGCCAGCGGATAGATGTGGTCGATCTGCACCTCGCGGGGGCGTACCTTGTCGAAGTCGATGCGTCTTCCGGTGTAAGGGTCTTGCAGGACGCCCGCGATCACCACGCAGTCGCGGGTGCCGGGCCGGTAGCGAATCGCGCTCAGCTGCCGGGCGAGTACGCCGTTGCGGGTATCGCACCCGTCCCGGCCGCCCGGGCCGTCGTGGTCGTCGGACCAGGCCGGACCGAATACGCACCCCTCGTCGGCGCGGCAGCCACGCTGATAACCGCCGGGGTGCGGCCGCTGCGCCACTACCCGGACGACACCCAGTAGCCCCTCCAGCTGGGCCCGGGTGGGACTACCGGGCGCGGGCGGCCCGCCGGTCGGAATCGAGCACCCGGCGAGCACGGCCACGGCGACCAGCACCGCCGGGCCCCACCACCGGCGCTCACGCCGTCGGCGAACTCCGTGTCCCCGGTCCTCAC carries:
- a CDS encoding HNH endonuclease family protein, which produces MLVAVAVLAGCSIPTGGPPAPGSPTRAQLEGLLGVVRVVAQRPHPGGYQRGCRADEGCVFGPAWSDDHDGPGGRDGCDTRNGVLARQLSAIRYRPGTRDCVVIAGVLQDPYTGRRIDFDKVRPREVQIDHIYPLAAAWDMGASNWPLPQRVRFANDTDFTLLAVDGATNEDKGDSTPADWLPPARAYRCFYAGRYLTAATQYGLPITSADHDTLQRVSRGCS